The window CCGGCGTGACCCGATATCCGACAGCGAGTTGGCCGAGTTGCTGCAGTCGATTTTGTTTGTGGACCGCGACCGGGCGCAAGCCTATGGCCACCAAGGCGCGGTGATTGCTGGTCGCAAATATTCGGACGACACCTTGCGGCGTGTGGCGGGCATCTCGACCAATGTTTTGTGCGAGTGCCCCAAGCATGTGGCCGAGCTGATCGCGCAGTTGGCGAGTTTTGAGGCCTACAGCCAAGAGTGCCTGAACAAGAACACCGAAGACGCACACCTGCATTCGTATTTGCGTGCCATTTCCGGCTCCGCCCGCAGCTTGTTCGAAAACGCCCTTGAAAAAATTGCCCAACATGAAGGCATTGATTTGCGCGAATCGGCGCCGTTAAACGCGCCGAGCCAACACAACCGCAGCCGCTGATCCGGAGCCGACCACGGCGCACCACAGGCGCAAAAGCCAAGATTTTTTGGGGCCTGCCAAGGCGGCGGCTTCGTCGCGGTGGTGTTGTTCGTCGGCCTGGCAGCGCTGCAGCAAAGGCAGCAGGCCTTCGGGGCCGCCGTGCACCTGCAGGTGGTCGATTTGCTGTTGGTAATGCACGTCCACAAAGGTCTCGACCGCGGCGATGGTGCCGTAAACGGCGCGTCGACCGAACAGTGCGGGCAGCGCCCCGGTCAGCCAGCCTGCGATGCACCAAGGCACCAACAGACGGCTTGGCTGGTAAGCGGGCAACCAAGCTTCAAGCAATCGCAGGTGTTCGGCTTCGGTGTCGCCGTGTTCTTTGGCAAAGGCCAGCAACTGGGCATCTTGTCGCCAGCGGGCCACGGCGGTGATGCCTTTGTAAATGTAGACCGCACCGGTTTCGCCGGCGTGGTCAGAGCGCATCTCACGCACCATGTGCCGTGACAGTTGGTGAGAAGGGTGTTCAGGAGGTGCGGGGTTGTTCACGGCAGGTTGTGGTTAAGGGTCGTGTTTCGACCCGAGAGCTCATCCTATCGGTCACGCTTTGCCCTTGAACCGCCGGGGCCCTTTTGCGCTCATGGGGATGTGTCAAGTTCCGAAGTGCTTTGCCATTAACGCGTGGAGGGGCTGAGTTGAAAGCGGGTCGTTTGAACCAACATTAAATATAATCAAATACTGATATTTTAAAAGGGACCTTTGATGTCTGCATGCTTGAAGCGTTTTTTAACCGCGATGGTGATTGTTGTAGGTTTACAAGGCTGCAGCCCCGAAGTGGCACTGCCCAACGTATCTCTGGAGCAAGCCCGTGTCGAGCATGAGGCGGGCAAGGTGTTGATGATCGACATCCGTGAGCCCCAAGAGCACGCCACGGGTGTGGCCCAAGGCGTGGTTTTGCTGCCCATGAGCCAGGTGGCGCAGCGCGTGGCCGAGATTCCTAAGCAAGCCGATCAACCGGTTTTGTTGATCTGCAACACCCAAAACCGCTCGCGTGCTGTGACCGAGGCGCTGCAAGAGCAGGGTTTCACCAACATTCGTTATGTCAAAGGCGGCATGAGCGAGTGGGCCCAGCGTGGCTGGCCCATGGTCAAGCCACAAGACTTGGTGGGACCGCCTAAATCTTGATGTAGAGCAAATGGGGATTTCAGTGGCAGATATAAACTGAGACTTATATAAGGTCTTTTGGTGCGTCCCAACACCCTCGGCCTGGGTTCAGTTTGTCCTCACCATCAGAAAGGTAAGCTCCATGAGCACGTTTGACCACCCCGGCTTGATGCAAGACATCAACGAATGCCTGGTCCCGTTTCGCAAAAGCCAGCCCGACGCAATGAAAGGCTTTGGCCAATTGGCTCAGGCGGCCATGGCGGAGGGTGCGTTGAGCACCAAACACAAGGAGCTGATGGCACTTGCGATTGGCGTCACACAGCGCTGCTCGGGTTGCATCGGTTTTCACGTCAAAGCCTTGATCAAACTCGGGGCCACGCGGGCCGAGCTGGAGGAAATGCTGGCGGTGTGCGTGTACATGGGCGGCGGCCCGGCCTTGATGTACGCGGCAGAAGCTGTCAAAGCCTGGGATGACCTTCAGGCAGCGCAGGCTTGAGCCATGAGCGAAAAACGCATTTCGGTCACGCTGACCCAGCAGCACGATTACCGATTCGACATCCGTTTTGACGACAGCATGCCGGTGGTGACCAGCGACGAGCCCGCGCCCTTGGGCACGGGCCTGGGGCCGTCGCCCGTGCAGTTGCTCTGTGCCGCTGTGGGCAATTGCCTGAGCGATTCGTTGCTGTTTGCCTTGCGCAAATTCAAACAAGCCCCCGAGCCTTTGCGCTGCGAGGTGCAAGCTGAAGTGGGTCGAAATGTCGATGGCCGCATGCGCGTGTTGGAGATGGCGGCCAATTTGCACTTGGGGGTAAGCGCCGCTCGGCTCGAGCAGCTAGAGCGTGTGTTGGGCCAGTTCGAAGGTTTTTGTACCGTCACCCAAAGTGTGGGGCAGGGCATTCCGATCCAGGTCCGGGTGCTCGACGCCGATGGCGTGGTGCTCAAGTCCTGAGCGGACTGCACCCTGATTTCAGGCGAATTTGGTCAACATTTCCGCCACGTGCTCCGGCGACTGGTCCCCTTGCTCGATCATGCAGCCGACCATGGAGAAAAAGGATTTGTCCAGCGCCTTGCGGGCGGCGGCCATTTGTTGGGCGATCTTTTCGCAATCGGCATCGGCTTCGATGAGTTTTTGCAAGCCGCGAAGCTGCCCTTCAATGCGTGCCAAGCGGGCGCACAGGTTTTTCTTTTTCTCGGCGTTCACGATGCGGCTCATTCAGGTCTCCTGATGGGCCCCTGATGAGAGGGCGGGGCCATTGGAGCGCCATGATAGCTTTTTGCGATGAGGCTTGAAATGGACGGACATGCGCGAGCCCGCCAGATGCCGGGTCCCAATGGCCGGGACATGAAGGATCGTGGGTTTTAACCCGGCGAGAACAAGGCCCGGTCGCTGGAGGTTTGTTCGTATTGCCGCGCGATGTTGGCGCAGACCAAGTCGCACAGGGCGTAGATGGAGGGGTCGCTCACTTTGTAGAACACACTCGCGCCACGGCTTTCGCGGGCCACGATGCCGTGTTGGGCCAGGTAAGACAGGTGGCGCGACACGTTGGCCGAGGAGTAGCCCGACAACTGGGCCAACTCGCCCACATTGTGTTCAGCCTCGCGCAGCAGATTGAGGATTTGCAGGCGTGTTGGCTCAGACAGCGCCTGGAAGTAGGCAGCAATCTGTTCAAGTGCTTTGGCTGGCAAGTTTTTCATGGGCGCTCCATTACACAACAATTTCAAACAATGAAGAACAGGGTTTGACAAGGTGTTGCAATTGATTGTATCATTGCGCATATACGCAAACAACCAAATGTGCAAAATAAACGGTTTGACGGAGAAGTTTTGATGAACAGACGATCGATTTTGGCTGCGGCCATGGCTTTTGCAGGATTGACCAGTGCCCCGGTTTGGGCCAATGCCGAGGCGGCAGCGGTCAAAAGTGTAGCCGCTCAAGCCGGTGTGGCGGGTGCCCAAGAGGTGAGTTTGGATGCCGTGGTCGAGGCGGTGCGACAAGCCACCTTGTCGGCTCAGGTCCCCGGGGCCATCGTCAGTTTGAACGTGAAGGCCGGTGATCGGGTGCGGGCGGGCCAAGAGTTGCTGCGGATTGACGCCAGCGCTGCCCAGCAAAACGTGGCGGGCAGCACCGCCCAGCTCGAAGCCGCACAGGCCAATTTGCGCGTGGCCAGCAAAGAGCTGGACCGCCAAAAGCAACTCTTCCAAAAGCAATACATCAGCCAGGGTGCTCTTGAACGCGCCCAAGCCCAGTACGACGCAGCCCAAGCCCAGGTGCAGGCCCAGCAAGCGCAGACCCGCGCTGCCCAAACCCAAACCGGTTTCTTCAGTGTGCGTGCCCCTTTTCATGGCGTGGTGTCTGATGTGCCCGTCACCTTGGGTGACATGGCCATGCCGGGACGCCCCTTGGTGACTTTGCACGACCCCTCAGCTTTGCGCGTGAGCGCGGCCGTGCCGCAGTCGATGATTGAAGGTGTTCGCAAGCAGCTGAAATCGGTGCGTTACGAGATCGCGGGCCACACCAGCGT is drawn from Limnohabitans sp. 63ED37-2 and contains these coding sequences:
- a CDS encoding demethoxyubiquinone hydroxylase family protein — translated: MNNPAPPEHPSHQLSRHMVREMRSDHAGETGAVYIYKGITAVARWRQDAQLLAFAKEHGDTEAEHLRLLEAWLPAYQPSRLLVPWCIAGWLTGALPALFGRRAVYGTIAAVETFVDVHYQQQIDHLQVHGGPEGLLPLLQRCQADEQHHRDEAAALAGPKKSWLLRLWCAVVGSGSAAAVVLARRV
- a CDS encoding rhodanese-like domain-containing protein, which encodes MSACLKRFLTAMVIVVGLQGCSPEVALPNVSLEQARVEHEAGKVLMIDIREPQEHATGVAQGVVLLPMSQVAQRVAEIPKQADQPVLLICNTQNRSRAVTEALQEQGFTNIRYVKGGMSEWAQRGWPMVKPQDLVGPPKS
- a CDS encoding carboxymuconolactone decarboxylase family protein, which encodes MSTFDHPGLMQDINECLVPFRKSQPDAMKGFGQLAQAAMAEGALSTKHKELMALAIGVTQRCSGCIGFHVKALIKLGATRAELEEMLAVCVYMGGGPALMYAAEAVKAWDDLQAAQA
- a CDS encoding OsmC family protein; the protein is MSEKRISVTLTQQHDYRFDIRFDDSMPVVTSDEPAPLGTGLGPSPVQLLCAAVGNCLSDSLLFALRKFKQAPEPLRCEVQAEVGRNVDGRMRVLEMAANLHLGVSAARLEQLERVLGQFEGFCTVTQSVGQGIPIQVRVLDADGVVLKS
- a CDS encoding metal-sensitive transcriptional regulator, giving the protein MSRIVNAEKKKNLCARLARIEGQLRGLQKLIEADADCEKIAQQMAAARKALDKSFFSMVGCMIEQGDQSPEHVAEMLTKFA
- a CDS encoding ArsR/SmtB family transcription factor → MKNLPAKALEQIAAYFQALSEPTRLQILNLLREAEHNVGELAQLSGYSSANVSRHLSYLAQHGIVARESRGASVFYKVSDPSIYALCDLVCANIARQYEQTSSDRALFSPG
- a CDS encoding efflux RND transporter periplasmic adaptor subunit, which encodes MNRRSILAAAMAFAGLTSAPVWANAEAAAVKSVAAQAGVAGAQEVSLDAVVEAVRQATLSAQVPGAIVSLNVKAGDRVRAGQELLRIDASAAQQNVAGSTAQLEAAQANLRVASKELDRQKQLFQKQYISQGALERAQAQYDAAQAQVQAQQAQTRAAQTQTGFFSVRAPFHGVVSDVPVTLGDMAMPGRPLVTLHDPSALRVSAAVPQSMIEGVRKQLKSVRYEIAGHTSVAAASVQMLPAVDPVTHTAQLRVALPAGIEGMVPGMFARVWVPGSLASVATQNGTQDAVSSGRVFLPLSAIVRRAEMTGVYVMDAQGKPRLRQVRLGRTTGQTVEVLSGVSAGEQVVTEPASLGKKL